AATAAAAAAGGAGAAAATAAATTATGAAAAAATATTATATTTTTGCTTTGATGTTTTTATCTTTTTTAAGTTTATCTATAATAAGCCCAAGAGTTTTTACTCAATCATATAGGCTTACTAAAGTTGGTTATGTTGATTTGGATAGGGTTGTAAAAGAAGTTACTAAAGACGAAGTTTTTGTTGAGAATTTAAAATTAAAAATGGAAGAGCAAAATAATAGAGACATGGCGGCAGAAACTAATAATACAGAAATAAATACTAACCCTAGAGATAATTCTTTGAGAGGACAAGTTAAAAGACAGGTTGCTTCATCACTTATTGGTATTGTAAAAAAAGAAGGATACACTTTAATACTTGAAAGAACAGAGTACGCTATCCTTTATGCAGATAGAAATTTTGATATTACAGATGCTGTTATTAAAGATGTAAAAGAATCTGTTATGAGAAAGTAATTATTAAAAAATAGTATTATTTCTTTAAAAATACATACTATTGACAAATAATCAAAAAAACTTTATATTAATATCACTCTGCTTAGTACGTGAAGCGATGACATTCTTGCACCACTATAATTTAATGCTAACGGGATCTGGAGCGAAGCATCAATGATAGGCTCGCCATTATCGCGATATGGTATAGAGAAATCAAGGTCATGTTTCTGAAGAGCCCACCTAACTATAAAGTTAGGTGCATTTATGTCGCATACGGCTAAAGCGGAGCTTTTTTATATTATGATTTATAAATATATTATTCACTACTATATCAAATAAAAACCCAACACATAAAACAATTAGAGAGTAAATATGGACAATAAGAYAAATAAAGAAAATGKAAGGCTTGTTAAAGTAATATTAGAATCTGGTTTTGCAAGCAGAAGAAATTGTGAGAAGGCTATAATGTCTGGAAGGGTGAGAGTAAACAATCAGGTGATATTAGACCCTGCTTATAGGGTTAAAGAAAGCGACTCTGTTTCAATAGATAGAAATATTATAGAAAGGCAAACTAAAAGRTATATGGCTTTATATAAACCTTTAGGCGTTGTAAGCACTACTAAATATTTGCCTGGAAGAAGAATTATTACAGAGTTTTTTAAGGGTATWAAAGARAGGCTTTTTTATGCTGGAAGGCTTGACTCTGAATCACGCGGTATTATGATTATTACAAATGACGGTGAGTTTGCAAATATTATTACGCACCCATCTTATGAAATATTAAAAGTTTATGATGT
This genomic interval from Brachyspira sp. SAP_772 contains the following:
- a CDS encoding OmpH family outer membrane protein, whose protein sequence is MKKYYIFALMFLSFLSLSIISPRVFTQSYRLTKVGYVDLDRVVKEVTKDEVFVENLKLKMEEQNNRDMAAETNNTEINTNPRDNSLRGQVKRQVASSLIGIVKKEGYTLILERTEYAILYADRNFDITDAVIKDVKESVMRK
- a CDS encoding pseudouridine synthase → MDNKXNKENXRLVKVILESGFASRRNCEKAIMSGRVRVNNQVILDPAYRVKESDSVSIDRNIIERQTKRYMALYKPLGVVSTTKYLPGRRIITEFFKGIKERLFYAGRLDSESRGIMIITNDGEFANIITHPSYEILKVYDVTVNGKIDSEALLKASAGITIKNVTYSPFKFKILSKGRVQSKIRLTINEGKNREIRK